A window of the Streptomyces griseochromogenes genome harbors these coding sequences:
- a CDS encoding Arc family DNA-binding protein codes for MPDVMIRVPAEVRDQLAAVAEARGTSLRALMQEIAAQTLTPEQVKARADRTRALLAERFGHYVTDEESAEMRRKMREASAAHRAALAEAESSR; via the coding sequence ATGCCTGACGTCATGATTCGCGTGCCCGCCGAAGTCCGCGACCAGCTCGCCGCCGTAGCGGAAGCGCGAGGGACCAGCCTCCGTGCCCTCATGCAGGAGATAGCTGCTCAGACCCTGACTCCCGAGCAGGTCAAGGCACGGGCCGATCGCACCCGCGCCTTGCTCGCCGAGCGGTTCGGGCACTACGTGACGGATGAGGAATCCGCCGAGATGCGACGCAAAATGCGGGAGGCCTCCGCCGCTCACCGGGCTGCTCTCGCGGAAGCGGAGTCGTCTCGTTGA
- a CDS encoding pilus assembly protein TadG-related protein: MIGSHRYRDAGQAFPIYITVVAGLLFLALAYLAVGQAAVNRSGAQTAADAAALAAAQNRRDQLVAKWVKDVLDPTKWQDDLDGKVPLGSSCWRADQLAAQNDAKAQCDAPEPLTFTVTATTNKSVGRSVVPGSENYYSTASAMAVIEPLCEFELPGKGAGNSVLPRLTCKDRDWDLNPDNLTDLPGPEDLFDVHLADRQANDA, encoded by the coding sequence CTGATCGGCTCGCACCGGTATCGCGACGCAGGGCAGGCCTTCCCCATCTACATCACGGTGGTGGCAGGCCTGCTCTTTCTTGCGTTGGCCTACCTCGCCGTCGGTCAAGCCGCGGTCAATCGGAGCGGTGCTCAGACGGCGGCTGATGCTGCGGCCCTCGCGGCGGCCCAGAACAGGCGTGATCAACTCGTGGCGAAGTGGGTGAAGGACGTCCTGGACCCGACCAAGTGGCAGGACGATTTGGACGGCAAAGTGCCGCTCGGGTCATCGTGCTGGCGCGCTGACCAACTTGCGGCGCAGAACGACGCCAAAGCGCAGTGCGACGCGCCTGAGCCACTCACGTTCACGGTCACGGCCACGACCAACAAGTCCGTCGGCCGCTCTGTCGTTCCGGGTAGCGAGAACTATTACTCGACGGCGTCCGCCATGGCCGTGATCGAGCCCCTCTGTGAGTTCGAACTCCCTGGCAAGGGTGCGGGAAACAGCGTGCTGCCGCGGCTCACCTGCAAGGACCGGGACTGGGATCTGAACCCGGACAACCTGACCGACCTTCCTGGGCCCGAGGATCTTTTCGACGTCCACCTGGCTGACCGACAAGCGAACGACGCGTAA
- a CDS encoding DUF3224 domain-containing protein, translating into MRASGTFTVEDFTPAHVQVPEPVVGTAVPVGVATMRKRYEGEVAGVSATLFTAAYDQASGTGTYVAMESFEGTLHERTGSFNFAHSATTLGEGQEAEFFVIVPGSGTAALAGIRGAGGMAVDADGTHRICFEYEVDK; encoded by the coding sequence ATGCGCGCTTCAGGAACGTTCACGGTTGAGGATTTCACCCCGGCGCACGTGCAGGTGCCGGAGCCGGTGGTCGGGACGGCGGTGCCCGTCGGGGTGGCCACGATGCGAAAGCGGTACGAGGGCGAGGTTGCGGGGGTGTCGGCGACGCTGTTCACCGCTGCGTATGACCAGGCCAGCGGGACCGGTACGTACGTCGCCATGGAGTCCTTCGAGGGGACCCTCCATGAGCGGACCGGCTCCTTCAACTTCGCCCACTCGGCCACGACCCTGGGAGAGGGGCAGGAGGCCGAATTCTTCGTGATCGTGCCGGGGAGCGGGACCGCGGCGCTGGCCGGGATCCGAGGGGCCGGTGGCATGGCGGTCGACGCGGACGGCACCCATCGGATCTGCTTCGAGTACGAGGTGGATAAGTAG
- a CDS encoding type II secretion system F family protein, whose amino-acid sequence MELHTLVRLTTGVALLTCVLAVVGVHVYASGRAQRAELIDRLSHTGPVPATGRRRRFRALDRRLRGTALGRKLELKLAATGLDVTPGEFFAYMLAAVAALWLIGQATLAPFFGPLAGLLGVWAAIQFLNWQRQKRIERFINQLPELARILANATQAGLALRTAIGMAAEELEAPAGEELAKVSDQLAIGHSLEDALGELADRLPSRELVVLVTTLVLSNRAGGQVVSALRNLTETLEERKETRREIRTQLSQVTMTSYAVPVLGIGALFLMNGVKSGALDRMTGSPVGQACVIIAFGMYAVGFVLIRRMSRIDV is encoded by the coding sequence ATGGAACTCCACACGCTCGTCCGGCTCACCACCGGTGTCGCCCTGCTGACCTGCGTCCTGGCCGTCGTCGGCGTGCACGTCTACGCCTCGGGCCGGGCCCAGCGCGCCGAGCTGATCGACCGCCTCTCGCACACCGGTCCCGTCCCGGCCACCGGCCGCCGGCGCCGCTTCCGCGCCCTGGACCGCCGCCTGCGCGGTACGGCACTCGGCCGGAAACTGGAGCTGAAGCTGGCGGCCACCGGCCTGGACGTCACCCCGGGCGAGTTCTTCGCCTACATGCTCGCCGCGGTCGCCGCGCTCTGGCTGATAGGCCAGGCCACCCTGGCCCCGTTCTTCGGCCCCCTCGCGGGCCTGCTCGGCGTCTGGGCGGCGATCCAGTTCCTCAACTGGCAGCGGCAGAAACGCATCGAACGCTTCATCAACCAGCTTCCCGAGCTGGCCCGCATCCTGGCCAACGCCACCCAGGCCGGCCTCGCCCTGCGGACCGCGATCGGTATGGCGGCCGAGGAGCTGGAGGCCCCGGCGGGCGAGGAACTGGCCAAGGTGTCCGACCAGCTGGCGATCGGCCACTCCCTGGAGGACGCCCTCGGCGAACTGGCCGACCGCCTCCCCTCCCGCGAACTGGTCGTACTCGTCACCACCCTGGTCCTCTCCAACCGGGCCGGCGGCCAGGTCGTGTCGGCCCTGCGGAACCTGACCGAGACCCTGGAGGAACGCAAGGAGACCCGGCGCGAGATCCGCACCCAGCTCTCCCAGGTGACCATGACGTCGTACGCCGTCCCCGTCCTCGGCATCGGCGCCCTGTTCCTGATGAACGGGGTCAAGAGCGGCGCCCTGGACCGGATGACGGGCTCACCGGTCGGCCAGGCCTGCGTGATCATCGCGTTCGGGATGTACGCCGTCGGCTTCGTGCTCATCCGCCGGATGAGCCGGATCGACGTGTGA
- a CDS encoding DUF5936 domain-containing protein encodes MAISLALLMGLGVWGAFAGIRMYRADAKLPGDLVLALEVGATRTGAVGSVIDRMGMRYAPAVLRMMGPRLVAKYRRKIDLAGNPGGLTIDRYAARRAVYGALGAVGFLVFLLRGQWFVALILLLFGAFWTEVGIWSAIRVRKDVIERTLPDFLDVLAVVVSAGLGFRQALDRVASRYEGPWADELRITLRQMDLGMSRRQAFAELRRRNDSEQVAMFVTALQQGEELGAPIVDTLVSLAKDMRRTDAQNARRKAARAVPKATLMITTFMVPATMLLLGAGLLLGSGVDFGSLTGK; translated from the coding sequence ATGGCGATTTCGCTCGCACTGCTGATGGGCCTCGGCGTCTGGGGCGCCTTCGCCGGCATCCGGATGTACCGCGCGGACGCGAAGCTCCCCGGCGACCTGGTGCTCGCCCTGGAGGTCGGCGCCACCCGCACGGGCGCGGTCGGCTCGGTGATCGACCGCATGGGCATGCGCTACGCCCCCGCGGTGCTGCGCATGATGGGCCCCCGCCTGGTGGCCAAGTACCGCCGCAAGATCGACCTCGCGGGCAACCCCGGCGGCCTGACCATCGACCGCTACGCGGCCCGCCGCGCGGTCTACGGCGCCCTGGGCGCCGTCGGCTTCCTGGTCTTCCTCCTGCGCGGCCAGTGGTTCGTGGCCCTGATCCTCCTCCTGTTCGGGGCGTTCTGGACGGAGGTCGGCATCTGGTCGGCGATCCGTGTCCGCAAGGACGTGATCGAGCGGACACTGCCGGACTTCCTCGACGTGCTGGCGGTGGTGGTGAGCGCCGGGCTGGGCTTCCGGCAGGCCCTGGACCGGGTGGCCTCCCGCTACGAGGGCCCCTGGGCGGACGAACTCCGCATCACCCTGCGCCAGATGGACCTCGGCATGAGCCGCCGCCAGGCCTTCGCGGAGCTACGGCGCCGCAACGACTCGGAGCAGGTGGCGATGTTCGTGACGGCGCTGCAGCAGGGCGAGGAGCTGGGCGCCCCGATCGTCGACACCCTCGTCTCCCTGGCCAAGGACATGCGCCGCACGGACGCCCAGAACGCCCGCCGCAAGGCCGCCCGCGCGGTCCCCAAGGCCACGCTGATGATCACCACGTTCATGGTCCCGGCGACCATGCTCCTGCTCGGCGCGGGCCTCCTGCTCGGCTCGGGCGTGGACTTCGGCTCACTGACGGGGAAGTAG
- a CDS encoding response regulator: MQHPNPGQDFPSPTITAPLRLVVADDNPVIRAGLTALLSDREDTTVVAEAADGREAYEAALRHRPDVILLDVRMPGVDGISALPHLVRLAPVMMLTYSHETETVREALRLGAGGYLVHGEFTAEQLTRAVRDVREGRPHVTPGATKALLTYLQPSASAHTKPELPVPLGKIPSQNLSRLQSDLGQSARSRFQLSTREAEIMDLIASGMTNQQIAATCFISEKTVKNHINHIFAKLHSTSRSQAAAKWLGVA; the protein is encoded by the coding sequence ATGCAGCATCCGAACCCCGGCCAGGACTTCCCCTCGCCCACCATCACGGCCCCCCTCCGCCTCGTGGTGGCCGACGACAACCCCGTGATCCGTGCGGGCCTCACGGCCCTCCTCTCCGACCGCGAGGACACCACGGTGGTGGCGGAGGCGGCGGACGGCCGCGAGGCCTACGAGGCGGCACTGCGGCACCGCCCCGACGTCATCCTCCTCGACGTCCGCATGCCCGGAGTCGACGGAATCTCGGCATTGCCCCACCTGGTCCGGCTCGCCCCCGTCATGATGCTCACCTACAGCCACGAGACGGAGACGGTGCGGGAGGCGCTGCGACTCGGTGCGGGGGGCTATCTGGTGCACGGGGAGTTCACAGCCGAGCAGTTGACGAGGGCGGTGCGGGATGTGCGGGAGGGGCGGCCGCATGTGACACCGGGCGCCACGAAGGCGTTATTGACCTACCTCCAGCCAAGTGCATCTGCACACACGAAACCGGAACTTCCCGTCCCCCTGGGTAAAATTCCATCCCAAAACCTTTCGCGATTGCAATCAGATCTGGGACAGTCAGCTAGGTCGAGGTTCCAACTCAGCACCAGGGAGGCGGAGATCATGGACCTCATCGCGTCCGGCATGACCAACCAGCAGATCGCCGCCACCTGCTTCATCAGCGAGAAGACGGTCAAGAACCACATCAACCACATCTTCGCCAAGCTCCACAGCACGAGCAGGTCGCAGGCGGCGGCGAAGTGGTTGGGGGTGGCGTGA
- a CDS encoding sensor histidine kinase, whose amino-acid sequence MTREGREGRAAREGRQVRESGEGTGRRHWRVRPAADGAGGKVNPAAGRTHLDGDPAPEKLQIRALQAMCRQVFGFRLAMIVLAAPAALLNAAPGLGVRLVGSAVVVTFMVSYVLFRDWERFGPLLLRHPSLLAADTLFGSFLLISAGPDTTLAYVSVCTPLLAGLVYSWRGAACFASLQSLILLLVHATLKADHKAGVAESLLLPGLCVIAGAMGSTLRNLMLRFGAATEALTAVQARLAATEAVHAERARLAREMHDSVAKTLYGVALAADGLAATASADAPDPDRIRRQADLVSRSARRAAAESRELLEDLRREETPGSASPTDIWTELAARTTDFTTRTGLRVECRRTGSAPLPSVPSPLARHLLAIATEALENAHRHASASRVELTAGVDGDMFRLTIQDDGRGLPPGTTLERLRLSGHFGLLGMVERAAAAGARIRVGDAGHGEHAEYGGHGDRGEHGDHERGTRVVVDLPLRALTFDLSSQET is encoded by the coding sequence ATGACGAGGGAGGGCAGGGAAGGCAGGGCGGCCAGGGAAGGCAGGCAGGTCAGGGAAAGCGGGGAAGGCACGGGCAGGCGGCATTGGCGCGTACGTCCTGCCGCCGACGGCGCGGGTGGGAAAGTGAATCCGGCCGCAGGCCGGACGCACCTCGACGGCGACCCCGCACCCGAAAAGCTGCAGATCCGAGCCCTGCAGGCGATGTGCCGGCAGGTCTTCGGCTTCCGGCTGGCGATGATCGTGCTGGCGGCCCCCGCGGCCCTCCTGAACGCGGCCCCCGGCCTGGGTGTCCGCCTGGTCGGCTCGGCGGTGGTCGTCACCTTCATGGTGTCCTACGTCCTCTTCCGGGACTGGGAACGCTTCGGCCCCCTCCTCCTGCGCCACCCCAGCCTCCTCGCGGCCGACACCCTCTTCGGCTCCTTCCTGCTGATCTCCGCGGGCCCCGACACCACCCTCGCCTACGTCAGCGTCTGCACCCCCCTGCTGGCCGGCCTGGTCTACAGCTGGCGGGGAGCGGCCTGCTTCGCCTCGCTCCAGTCCCTGATCCTGCTCCTGGTCCACGCCACCCTGAAGGCGGACCACAAGGCGGGCGTGGCCGAGTCCCTCCTCCTGCCCGGCCTGTGCGTCATCGCCGGCGCGATGGGCTCGACCCTGCGCAATCTGATGCTCCGCTTCGGCGCGGCCACCGAGGCCCTGACGGCGGTCCAGGCCCGCCTCGCCGCGACGGAGGCGGTGCACGCGGAACGGGCCCGCCTCGCCCGCGAGATGCACGACTCGGTGGCCAAGACCCTGTACGGCGTGGCCCTGGCGGCCGACGGTCTGGCCGCGACGGCGTCGGCCGACGCCCCCGACCCGGACCGCATCCGCCGCCAGGCGGACCTCGTGTCCCGCTCGGCCCGCAGAGCGGCGGCGGAGTCCCGGGAACTGCTGGAGGACCTGCGCCGGGAGGAGACCCCCGGTTCGGCGAGCCCGACGGACATCTGGACGGAACTCGCGGCACGCACGACCGACTTCACGACCCGCACGGGCCTACGGGTGGAGTGCCGCCGGACCGGCTCAGCGCCCCTTCCCTCCGTCCCCTCACCCCTCGCCCGCCACCTCTTGGCCATCGCCACGGAGGCACTGGAGAACGCCCACCGCCATGCGTCGGCGAGCCGGGTGGAGCTGACGGCGGGAGTGGACGGCGACATGTTCCGCCTGACGATCCAGGACGACGGCCGAGGCCTGCCCCCAGGTACGACCCTCGAACGCCTGCGCCTCTCGGGCCACTTCGGCCTGCTGGGCATGGTCGAACGGGCGGCGGCGGCAGGGGCCCGCATCCGGGTGGGGGACGCGGGGCACGGTGAGCACGCAGAGTACGGCGGCCACGGCGACCGTGGCGAGCACGGCGACCACGAACGAGGCACGCGGGTGGTCGTGGACCTGCCGCTGCGGGCCCTCACCTTCGACCTTTCATCCCAGGAAACCTGA
- a CDS encoding Flp family type IVb pilin — MSNWFNTTVAHLQARAVRDDKGQTAVEYLGIIAVVVAIVLAITGTSIGQSIYDAITQKISEVTGG, encoded by the coding sequence ATGAGCAACTGGTTCAACACCACCGTCGCACACCTGCAGGCCCGGGCCGTCCGCGACGACAAGGGCCAGACTGCGGTGGAGTACCTCGGGATCATCGCGGTGGTTGTGGCGATCGTGCTGGCGATCACGGGTACGAGCATCGGCCAGTCGATCTACGACGCGATCACGCAGAAGATCTCCGAAGTCACCGGCGGCTGA
- a CDS encoding OmpA family protein: protein MTTTPRLALTLTTAALLAAANLTLAHADDTDPSQPPGTEPSAAAPVKIDPTDPDLKLPEGATLAQPKVLDIKSVVEDQSGDERREDTNADVTFALQAEVLFGKDSAKLGDEAKARIGTIAEEVKKQNATQVRVFGFTDNLGSSAHGDILSRQRANAVQAVLDQDLNDPNITFDVRGYGEQYPIADNSTEEGRKKNRRVEVTFPRSGS from the coding sequence GTGACCACCACACCCCGACTGGCCCTCACCCTCACCACGGCAGCCCTCCTCGCGGCCGCCAACCTCACGCTGGCCCACGCCGACGACACGGACCCCAGCCAACCCCCGGGCACCGAACCCTCCGCCGCCGCCCCGGTGAAGATCGACCCCACCGACCCGGACCTCAAGCTCCCCGAGGGCGCCACCCTCGCCCAGCCCAAGGTGCTGGACATCAAGTCGGTCGTGGAGGACCAGAGCGGGGACGAACGCCGGGAGGACACGAACGCCGACGTCACCTTCGCCCTGCAGGCCGAAGTCCTCTTCGGCAAGGACAGCGCCAAGCTCGGCGACGAGGCCAAGGCCCGCATCGGGACGATCGCCGAGGAGGTCAAGAAGCAGAACGCGACCCAGGTCCGCGTCTTCGGCTTCACCGACAACCTCGGTTCCTCCGCCCACGGCGACATCCTCTCCAGGCAGCGCGCCAACGCCGTACAGGCGGTCCTCGACCAGGACCTGAACGACCCGAACATCACCTTCGACGTACGCGGCTACGGCGAGCAGTACCCGATCGCCGACAACTCAACGGAGGAGGGCCGGAAGAAGAACCGCCGGGTGGAGGTCACCTTCCCGCGCTCGGGGAGCTGA
- a CDS encoding helix-turn-helix domain-containing protein produces the protein MPTRPTPTERQRRLGAELRGMRLAAGKTTEYAAGLLGLDRTKVSNMESGIRSTSPERIRILASNYDCADQAYVDGLAAMADSRKRGWWEQYRGSLPQGLLDVAELEWHATRLRTLQTVHVPGLLQLSGYARAIFDSALPPLPKSEVELRVAQRMQRQRVLERERPVEYVAYVHEWALRMQFGGRRAPREQLQHLCEMSERENVDVRVLPVEAGAFPGAGHAVLYASGVVPQLDTVQLDSAHGGEFTHAEAQLAKYRAHMDWWQDNSLSCQASRDFVRAIAREL, from the coding sequence ATGCCGACACGGCCCACACCGACGGAGCGTCAGCGGCGCCTGGGTGCCGAGTTGCGCGGGATGCGGCTTGCGGCGGGCAAAACCACCGAGTACGCCGCCGGTCTGCTCGGGCTGGACCGCACGAAGGTGTCCAACATGGAGTCGGGGATCCGCTCTACCTCGCCCGAGCGCATCCGGATACTCGCCAGCAACTACGACTGCGCCGACCAGGCCTATGTGGACGGACTGGCCGCAATGGCCGACTCGCGCAAGCGCGGATGGTGGGAGCAGTACCGCGGAAGCCTTCCGCAAGGCCTGCTCGACGTCGCTGAGTTGGAGTGGCACGCCACTCGGCTGCGGACCCTCCAGACCGTGCACGTGCCAGGACTGCTGCAGCTGAGTGGATACGCCCGCGCCATCTTCGACTCCGCCCTGCCCCCGCTTCCCAAGTCGGAGGTGGAGCTGCGGGTAGCTCAGCGTATGCAACGGCAGCGGGTTCTGGAGCGTGAACGTCCCGTCGAGTACGTCGCGTATGTCCACGAGTGGGCACTGCGCATGCAGTTCGGAGGGCGGCGAGCGCCCCGCGAGCAGCTCCAGCACCTGTGCGAGATGTCCGAACGCGAGAACGTCGACGTGCGCGTCCTGCCCGTCGAAGCCGGCGCCTTCCCGGGAGCGGGTCACGCCGTGCTGTACGCGAGCGGCGTGGTGCCCCAGCTGGATACCGTGCAGCTGGATTCAGCACACGGCGGAGAGTTCACTCACGCTGAAGCCCAACTTGCGAAGTACCGTGCCCACATGGACTGGTGGCAAGACAACTCACTGAGCTGTCAAGCGTCACGCGACTTCGTCCGTGCCATCGCCCGCGAACTCTGA
- a CDS encoding alpha/beta hydrolase, translating into MDFATLKALKPSEYEEAADGYRATSEMASSAKDAIDNRICAGIRNQLDGETAKAALRELQEVSKDFHYIQTECALASTALNGFAFDMAAAKRKLEAVLEDAKAAGCTVGADGSVTYPAGGKEVDGKVPEGGTMPPGTSPTDPTSASLERSAANIHPNPNFGKAQDFANRIGDALQQAAEADTKWAPKLRALKADDDLAVSNRDWTDAKSDMDGVRGAGKSYLDSLPHPPKDGSPKDNAAWWKGLTDEQRSDYLAVHPDSVGALDGLPATVRDQANRTVLDETRAKAQLDYDAWLKDHPEPPRYQDHINMHTGMKQGKEELPAWEEWEAEREKMHKGLDGMKAIQDRFDATGTSDATGANKLPEAYLLGFSEAGDGRAIIANGNPDTADHQAVYVPGTTSDLDSIGGNINRMTSLWQTAHAVSGGKSVSTITWLGYDAPNDVVKDATFTHYAYDGAPAFNKFLDGLDASHSGDSAPHRTVIGHSYGSSLVGAAAQTGDLHTNDIVFAGSPGVEVSRADQLDVPKGHVWNEYADGDPVPDLGRMIHGGGFGREIPADSGFGANQMATNTEGHGGYWNPGSESLKNQALVVVGKYDDVKAAPEPTRPYAPHTVWEK; encoded by the coding sequence ATGGATTTTGCGACGCTGAAGGCGTTAAAGCCTTCCGAGTACGAGGAAGCCGCCGACGGGTATCGGGCCACGAGTGAGATGGCCAGTTCGGCGAAGGACGCCATCGACAACCGGATCTGCGCCGGGATCCGTAACCAACTCGACGGTGAGACGGCGAAAGCTGCGCTGCGAGAGCTCCAGGAAGTATCGAAGGACTTTCACTACATCCAGACCGAGTGCGCGCTGGCCAGTACCGCGCTGAACGGTTTCGCCTTCGACATGGCGGCGGCGAAGCGGAAGCTGGAGGCGGTGCTTGAGGACGCGAAGGCGGCCGGTTGCACCGTGGGCGCGGACGGCTCGGTCACCTATCCGGCGGGTGGCAAGGAAGTCGACGGCAAGGTGCCAGAGGGCGGCACTATGCCGCCGGGTACGAGCCCGACGGATCCGACGTCGGCGTCGCTGGAGCGTTCGGCGGCCAACATCCACCCGAATCCGAACTTCGGCAAGGCGCAGGACTTCGCGAACCGCATCGGCGACGCGCTGCAGCAAGCCGCAGAGGCGGACACGAAGTGGGCACCCAAGCTCCGTGCCCTCAAGGCCGATGACGACCTGGCGGTCTCCAACCGGGACTGGACCGATGCCAAGTCGGACATGGACGGTGTCCGTGGCGCCGGTAAGAGCTACCTCGACTCCCTGCCGCACCCTCCCAAGGACGGCAGTCCGAAGGACAACGCTGCTTGGTGGAAAGGCCTCACCGACGAGCAGCGGTCGGACTACCTGGCAGTCCACCCTGACTCGGTCGGCGCGCTGGACGGGCTCCCTGCCACAGTGCGGGACCAGGCCAACCGCACGGTGCTTGACGAGACCCGCGCAAAGGCCCAACTGGACTACGACGCCTGGTTGAAGGATCACCCTGAGCCCCCGCGGTACCAGGACCATATCAACATGCACACCGGGATGAAGCAGGGCAAGGAGGAACTGCCGGCGTGGGAGGAATGGGAAGCGGAACGGGAGAAGATGCACAAAGGGCTTGACGGCATGAAGGCGATACAGGACCGTTTCGATGCGACGGGTACTTCCGACGCGACGGGTGCCAACAAACTACCCGAGGCATACCTGCTGGGCTTCAGCGAGGCGGGAGACGGTCGCGCGATCATTGCCAACGGTAACCCGGACACCGCGGATCACCAGGCGGTCTATGTGCCGGGTACGACTTCAGATTTGGACAGCATCGGGGGGAACATCAACCGGATGACCAGTCTCTGGCAGACAGCCCACGCTGTATCTGGTGGAAAATCCGTCTCCACAATCACCTGGCTCGGCTACGACGCACCTAACGACGTCGTAAAAGACGCGACTTTCACCCACTACGCATACGATGGCGCACCGGCCTTCAATAAATTCCTCGATGGACTTGACGCATCACATTCCGGCGATTCGGCACCGCACCGTACCGTGATCGGCCACTCGTACGGATCGAGCCTCGTGGGCGCCGCGGCCCAGACCGGGGATCTCCACACCAACGACATCGTCTTCGCGGGCAGTCCCGGCGTGGAGGTTTCTCGCGCCGATCAGCTCGACGTTCCGAAGGGGCATGTGTGGAACGAGTACGCCGACGGGGACCCGGTTCCAGATCTCGGCCGCATGATCCATGGCGGAGGTTTTGGGCGCGAAATTCCCGCCGATTCAGGCTTCGGCGCCAACCAGATGGCCACGAACACCGAGGGGCACGGCGGTTACTGGAACCCGGGCTCCGAGAGCTTGAAAAACCAGGCCCTGGTAGTCGTCGGCAAATACGACGACGTAAAGGCGGCGCCGGAGCCGACCAGACCGTATGCACCGCACACAGTGTGGGAAAAATAG